From Spirochaetaceae bacterium, the proteins below share one genomic window:
- a CDS encoding ABC transporter ATP-binding protein/permease: MSKIFEFMKPYSWMLFCAAVLLAVEAICALVLPGYMANIVNDGVLAGHINVIWRNGIIMLLVTLLSMAAALVVGFFTAKMATGVANDLREAVFTKVVGFSQAEVNRFSTSSLLTRTTNDIMQVQNTLMMAIRQFIYAPMIGIGGIIRALERDVSMAWIIALATVIMVGLCAILFIIALPKYKSLQKLIDRLNLVSRENLSGILVVRAFSTQNFEKKRFNEANKNLVQTELFVNQTFAFLTPIIMLVMNITTAAIVWVGARRASAFMIDIGDIFAFLQYGMLIIFAFLMISIMFIMVPRAVVSATRIKEVLETESSIKYRKNPLPLPKDFKGIIEFKEVSFRYPDATKDDDNVLNNISFTAKPGQTTAIIGATGAGKSSIFKLLLRFFDVTGGSITLDGMDIRDIHKEDLHNKIGYVPQKASLFTGTIRSNLLYADKEASEERLLKAVEISQSAAFIAGKSEGYEANVAQGGSNFSGGQRQRLSIARALVKEAQIYLFDDSFSALDLKTDALLRAALKEQMGDKTMIVIAQRISTIMDADTIVVLDGGKIAGLGTHKELMQNCEVYREIAASQLSEEEAGA, translated from the coding sequence GTGTCAAAAATTTTTGAGTTTATGAAGCCTTACAGCTGGATGCTCTTTTGCGCCGCCGTACTTTTGGCGGTAGAGGCTATCTGTGCCTTAGTGCTGCCGGGCTACATGGCTAACATTGTTAATGATGGCGTGCTGGCCGGCCATATAAATGTTATTTGGCGTAATGGTATAATTATGCTTTTAGTAACTCTGCTCAGTATGGCTGCCGCTTTAGTGGTGGGTTTTTTTACCGCTAAAATGGCTACCGGTGTGGCCAACGATTTACGTGAAGCCGTCTTTACTAAAGTGGTGGGTTTTTCGCAAGCCGAAGTTAATCGTTTTTCCACCTCCTCGCTGCTTACCCGCACTACCAACGATATTATGCAGGTGCAAAACACTTTAATGATGGCTATACGGCAATTTATTTATGCTCCTATGATAGGTATTGGTGGTATTATCAGGGCACTTGAGCGTGATGTTTCGATGGCGTGGATAATTGCCCTAGCTACCGTTATTATGGTTGGCCTGTGTGCCATTTTGTTTATTATTGCTTTACCCAAATATAAATCTTTACAAAAACTTATTGATAGGCTCAATCTTGTTTCTCGCGAAAATTTAAGCGGTATTTTGGTAGTGCGTGCTTTTAGCACTCAAAATTTTGAAAAGAAACGTTTTAATGAGGCCAATAAAAATTTGGTGCAAACAGAGTTATTTGTTAATCAAACCTTTGCCTTTTTAACTCCCATTATTATGCTAGTTATGAATATTACCACAGCAGCCATTGTTTGGGTAGGAGCTAGGCGAGCCTCTGCTTTTATGATAGATATAGGCGATATTTTTGCCTTTTTACAATACGGTATGTTAATTATCTTTGCTTTTTTAATGATTTCTATTATGTTTATTATGGTTCCCCGTGCCGTAGTAAGCGCCACGCGTATAAAAGAGGTGCTAGAGACCGAAAGCAGCATAAAATACCGTAAAAACCCTTTGCCCTTACCCAAAGATTTTAAGGGGATTATCGAGTTTAAAGAGGTAAGCTTTCGTTACCCCGATGCCACTAAAGATGATGATAATGTGCTTAATAACATTAGCTTTACCGCCAAACCCGGCCAAACCACCGCCATTATTGGGGCAACGGGCGCCGGAAAAAGCTCTATCTTTAAGTTGCTGCTGCGTTTTTTTGATGTTACCGGCGGCAGTATTACCCTAGATGGCATGGATATAAGAGATATTCATAAAGAAGATTTACATAACAAAATTGGTTATGTGCCGCAAAAGGCCTCCCTGTTTACCGGTACTATTCGCTCTAATTTACTTTATGCCGATAAAGAAGCCTCTGAGGAAAGGTTACTTAAGGCGGTAGAAATTTCACAATCTGCGGCCTTTATTGCCGGCAAGTCGGAAGGCTATGAAGCTAATGTGGCGCAGGGCGGCTCAAATTTTTCGGGCGGGCAGCGGCAACGGCTTTCTATTGCCCGGGCATTGGTGAAAGAGGCGCAGATTTACCTCTTTGATGACAGTTTTTCGGCCCTCGATTTAAAAACCGATGCTCTCTTGCGCGCCGCCCTTAAAGAGCAGATGGGCGACAAAACAATGATTGTTATTGCCCAAAGAATCTCCACCATTATGGACGCCGACACCATTGTGGTTTTAGACGGCGGTAAGATTGCCGGACTTGGCACACATAAAGAATTAATGCAAAATTGCGAAGTCTATCGTGAGATAGCGGCCTCTCAACTAAGTGAAGAGGAGGCCGGCGCGTGA